The region TACGCCGGCGTCGCCGCTATGATTATGGCCTTTCACTTGACCGGGCGCTTCCTCGAGGCTAAGGCTAAAGGCCGAGCGTCGCAGGCTATTCGTCGCCTCTTGCAGCTAGAGGCCAAGACCGCAACCCTGCTTGTTGACGGGCAAGAACGCGAAGTAGCTCTGTCGGAGGTGCAAGTCGGCGACGTCTACGTCGTACGGCCCGGGCAAAAGGTGCCTACCGATGGGCAGATTATCTGGGGCGAAAGCAGTGTTGACGAGTCCATGGCGACGGGCGAATCACTGCCTGTGCGTAAGTCCCTAGGTGACGAGCTAATTGGCGCTACTGTAAACCAAGAAGGGCTGTTGCACGGCAAGGCTACGCGCGTCGGCAAGGATACTTTTTTGGCTCAAGTTATAAAGCTTGTGGAAGAAGCACAAGGCACCAAAGTCCCTATACAGGAATTCGCCGACAAGGTTACAGCCGTTTTTGTCCCGGTGGTTATCGGCATCGCCCTTGTGACTTTAGCGGCCTGGCTTATGTTCCCGGAGCAACTCTCCGATATCCTCCACGTGGCCAAGAATTTTATCCCATGGGTTAACCCGCACCTTAGCCCGGTGACGCTCGCTGTGGTGGCCACTGTCGCCGTCTTGGTTATCGCCTGCCCTTGCGCGCTCGGCCTCGCCACACCGACGGCTTTGATGGTAGGCAGCGGCATGGGAGCCGAGAATGGCATTCTCATTAAGCGCGGCGAAGCTATTCAGACTCTGCAGGAAGTTAAGACCGTCGTATTTGACAAAACAGGTACGATTACTAAAGGCAAACCAGAGGTTACCGACGTCATCGCCGTCGTAGGAACGGAGCGCGAGCTCCTGCAGGCTGCCGCTAGTGCCGAATCTGGCTCCGAGCACCCCCTAGGCCGGGCGATTGCTAAGCGGGGTAGCGCCGACGGATTGCTGCTCTCGCCGATTGAGCGTTTTACCTCTTACACAGGGCGCGGCATCACGGCCGAGCTCGGCGGACGGAAAGTTGCGGTGGGCAGCCGCAAACTGATGCACGAACTAGGTGTTGCCGCAGCCAGCGTAGAGGAATCGGTAGTCGCGCTCGAAGACGAGGGCAAGACGGCTATGTTGGTGGCCATTGACGGTCAAATCAACGGGGTAATAGCCGTAGCCGACACCGTCAAGGAAGACTCCGCAGCCGCCATAGAGGCACTGCAGAAAATGGGGCTAACCCCGGTCATGATTACAGGCGACAACAAGCGCACGGCCGCTGCTATCGGCCGCGCTGTCGGCATAACCAGTATCCTTGCCGAAGTTCTCCCCGAGGGCAAAGTTGAGGCTATCAAGCGCCTGCAAAGCGAAGGGCTTAGGGTAGCCATGGTCGGCGACGGCATTAACGACGCGCCCGCGCTCACACAGGCCGACGTCGGCATTGCTATCGGTACCGGCACAGACATCGCCATTGAGGCTTCCGATGTGACGCTCGTGCGCGGCAACCTAACCGCCGCCGTCAGCGCCATTAAACTATCGCGCGCGACTTTCCGCAAAATTCGCCAAAATTTGTTCTGGGCGTTCTTCTATAACGTCGTAGCCATTCCCCTAGCCGTCGCCGGACTAATGCACCCCATTATCGCAGAAATCGCCATGGCGGTGAGCTCACTTAGCGTCGTGACGAATGCCAACTTGCTGCGACGGGTGGATATTAGGTAGGGAGTTTGGAGGGTGGCTGGCTCCTAGCTCACACCTCAAAAACCCGCTCGCCGCGCGGTCGGCTGTGGTCAAACAGCAGTTCACCGTGCGCAAACTTTCCAAAGCGCAGCTGCCGCAGGATACTCCCCGGTTTTTCGCCCCGGCGGTGTGGCAGAGCGGCAAATAGGCGCTCGGGTTCATGGTAAACTATATGCCGCACCATTTCGTCCTCGGGCGGCTCGCAGCCTAGCAGAAGGTCGGGAACTCGTTTGTGCGGCTCGTTACAGAGAAAGTCAAGACGGCAAAGCTCCTTAAGCGTCAGAGAGCACGGCACGTACTTTTCCAGGGCGAGATAAACGCTCTCTTGCACCGCTTCGCGCTCTGCCGCAGAGAGGAGCCCAAGCAGCTTAAACCCCGTCATTTCGCCTTGCGCCAGCACATAGCGCAAGGCATTTTCGGCTTGCCGGGAGTTATAGAAGTGGTCTAGTGCCTTAGCTAGTGCCTTTAGGTAAGTAAAGTCGTGCGCTGTCATGTGAGGCGTTCTAAGCACCTCATAGGGCGCAAACGGCAGGTAAGCTAAGCCTAGTTGAGCTGCCTTTTGCCTAAGCTCGGTGCCAGGCAGGAGCTTTAGGAAGCCAAGGTGCAGTCGATGCGACAACGTGGCCAGCGCGGCGTCAACGGCGGCGGCAAAAGTCTCTAGGCTCTCCGCGGGCAGTCCTGCGATTAAGTCGAGGTGCACCTCTACGGTGCCAAGTTGCACTAGCTGCCTCACCGCCTGTAGCGTATGTGACGCATCTACCTGGCGGTTAACGGCCTGCAGGCTAGGCGGGGAAGCCGACTGCAAGCCTACTTCGAACTGAAACCGCTTGGCGCGGGGGTCAGCTAAGAGCTCAAAATCATCCGCCGTCAAAAGATGCGCGCAGACCTCAAAGTGAAACCGCGTTTCCTCGTCGGCTGAGAGCAAAAACTCCCAAAGCGCTCTCGCCCGATTGGGGTCGGCATTAAAGGTGCGGTCGACGAACTTAATCAACGGAGCTTTACCCATCATGTGGGACAGGCGGGCTTTAGCAGTATCTAGTGACATGTACCGCACTCCTGCTTCGCGCGAAGACAGGCAGTAAGCGCAGTTGTACGGGCACCCGCGGCTGCTCTCAAAGTAGTATATTTTGTTCTGCAGCCACCCTTCGTCGACGTAAGGATAGGGTAGCTTGTCTAGCGTCTCGAGGCGCGGGGCTTTGGGTAAGGGGCCGCCCCGCCACGCAATCCCCGCTGTGTTTGGCCTTGTCCCTTGCGCGAGCGCGCGAATGAGGGGGAGGACCGACCCCTCCCCTTCCCCGCAGGCGACATAGTCGACATCGTCACGCCTAAGGACGTCCTCCCACCCTCCGCTGGCTTCCGGGCCGCCCCACACTATGGTAATGCCCGGGTCACTTAAGCGTATCCTCGTACAGATATCTTCCATAAGGCGCCGATTCCAAATGTAGACGGAGCACAGGAGGAGTTCTGGGCAGAGTCCCATAACCTTGCTCGTGATAAGCTCTGCCCCTTCGTTGATGTTTGACTCGACTACATGGAGCTTAACTCCCGCCACTTGACATACTGCGGCTAGGTACCGCGCACTTAGGCTCGTATGCACGTAGCTGGCGTTTAGCGCCAACAGGACTACCCGCATTGCCTCACTCAAACTCCTGTAGAGCCTTGGCGAGACGAGCAAAGCCAACGCGAATATTTTCCTCTGTGGCGTTGCTGAAATTAAGCCTTAGCGTGTTCTTGCCGCCGCCTTCAACAAAGAAGCTCTCCCCCGGAATAAACGCCACCTTTTCGCGCACAGCTATTTCTAAGAGCTTAACCGCGTCAATGTGCGGGGGGAGTTCACCCCAGATAAAGAGACCGCCCTCCGGCTGCGTCCACTTGATATCGGCCGGCAACAACGCCAGACATTCCTGCATAACAACAAGTTTTCTGCTGTACCGTCGTGCTACCTCGGCTATGTGGGGCGCAAGTAGCCCGCGCCGACAAAACTCGTAGACCATCGCCTGCGACAGGTTCGAGGTGTGCACATCCGTCCCCTGCTTGCCGATTACCATTTTGCGCAGCAAAGGAGCCGGCGCAATCGCAAACCCCACTCGGAGCCCCGGTGAAATAATCTTGGAGAAACTGCCGAAGTATGCGACTTGGTTGCTTGTATCAAAGGACTTAATGGCCAGCAAGACTTGACCGGTAAAGTTTAGGCGGCCGTAAGGGTCATCCTCGATCAGAATAACCTCGTGCCGGCTAAGCATCTCGCCTATGGCTTTGCGCCGCGCAAGGCTTAGGGTTATGCCGGTAGGGTTCTGGAAGGTGGGCACAAGGTAAACTAGCTTAGGCTTCTCTTTGGCGATTACAGCCTCTAGTTCATCGACCAAGACCCCGGCATGGTCGTTATGGACGACCGCGAAGCTGGCCTCATAAGTGCGCAGAATCTGAATGGCAGCTAAGTATGTCGGGCTCTCCACCACCACTGTCTCTCCCGCGTCCAGCATGGCCTTGGCGACTAAGTCAATCCCCTGCTGTGAACCCGATGTAATGATGACGTCTTCTGCTTTAGCCTTGATTCCCACATCTTTGACCCAGTCTGCCACAAACTCCCGCAGCGGGCCATACCCTTCTGTCGTGCCATACTGCAGTATAGACCTGTCGTTACGGAGCACCTGCCGCGCAATTTCGGCTAGCTCCTCTGCCGGGAACGAGTCGGGGGCCGGCAATCCTCCCGCAAAGGAAATAATATCCGGTTGCTGAGTGAGTTTGAGTATTTCCCGGATGACATTTCCCTGCATGTTACGTAGTCTACTTGCGAATCGTTGCTCGTTCATTCGCTTCCTCCTCGTGCTCTGTCTTCTTTACTGTGGTTTCGCTATCGCAGCGGCCATTTCCTACTCCAAAGAGAAGTCTTTTAATTTACACACGCATGCGGACGCGAATCTGACATATGTATCTTCCCGAGAGGAGAGATGCATATGCGCCAGCACACCATGGTGAGCGGAACTCTGGTCTTAGCTGTTGCCGCGATAGTCAACCGCATCGTAGGCCTTGCCTTTCGCGCTTACCTGGTGCGAACGTTCGGCCAAGAGGCGATTGGGCTATACCAAATGGCCTTCCCTCTTTATGTCAGCGTCATGACCGTTTCCACGGCAGGGATATCCATTGGCGTAGCGAGGCTGGTAGCAAGCCATCGCCAGCGCGGCGACGCAGGCGGAGTCCGCTCC is a window of Selenomonadales bacterium DNA encoding:
- a CDS encoding DUF4080 domain-containing protein, with translation MRVVLLALNASYVHTSLSARYLAAVCQVAGVKLHVVESNINEGAELITSKVMGLCPELLLCSVYIWNRRLMEDICTRIRLSDPGITIVWGGPEASGGWEDVLRRDDVDYVACGEGEGSVLPLIRALAQGTRPNTAGIAWRGGPLPKAPRLETLDKLPYPYVDEGWLQNKIYYFESSRGCPYNCAYCLSSREAGVRYMSLDTAKARLSHMMGKAPLIKFVDRTFNADPNRARALWEFLLSADEETRFHFEVCAHLLTADDFELLADPRAKRFQFEVGLQSASPPSLQAVNRQVDASHTLQAVRQLVQLGTVEVHLDLIAGLPAESLETFAAAVDAALATLSHRLHLGFLKLLPGTELRQKAAQLGLAYLPFAPYEVLRTPHMTAHDFTYLKALAKALDHFYNSRQAENALRYVLAQGEMTGFKLLGLLSAAEREAVQESVYLALEKYVPCSLTLKELCRLDFLCNEPHKRVPDLLLGCEPPEDEMVRHIVYHEPERLFAALPHRRGEKPGSILRQLRFGKFAHGELLFDHSRPRGERVFEV
- a CDS encoding PLP-dependent aminotransferase family protein, encoding MNEQRFASRLRNMQGNVIREILKLTQQPDIISFAGGLPAPDSFPAEELAEIARQVLRNDRSILQYGTTEGYGPLREFVADWVKDVGIKAKAEDVIITSGSQQGIDLVAKAMLDAGETVVVESPTYLAAIQILRTYEASFAVVHNDHAGVLVDELEAVIAKEKPKLVYLVPTFQNPTGITLSLARRKAIGEMLSRHEVILIEDDPYGRLNFTGQVLLAIKSFDTSNQVAYFGSFSKIISPGLRVGFAIAPAPLLRKMVIGKQGTDVHTSNLSQAMVYEFCRRGLLAPHIAEVARRYSRKLVVMQECLALLPADIKWTQPEGGLFIWGELPPHIDAVKLLEIAVREKVAFIPGESFFVEGGGKNTLRLNFSNATEENIRVGFARLAKALQEFE
- a CDS encoding copper-translocating P-type ATPase; its protein translation is MKTQKRVTLTLGGMTCAACASRVERALSKHQGVSEANVNLATETAVVRYDSESTSTDDLIRVVTSTGYEARVKSDSVTLTIQGMTCAACSSRVEKGLSQTDGVLRAAVNLATEKAVVEYDPSATTATALIAKVRALGYEAKAEATTPLDDDKALQHSRAAARRMWIAWALTLPIVLWMLPAMFAGPHNMDAMWLGKTGYSIGMLALSAPVMYWVGLPTLVSGWKAAKHLSPSMDTLIAMGTLAAWGTGVATFFTHIENYAGVAAMIMAFHLTGRFLEAKAKGRASQAIRRLLQLEAKTATLLVDGQEREVALSEVQVGDVYVVRPGQKVPTDGQIIWGESSVDESMATGESLPVRKSLGDELIGATVNQEGLLHGKATRVGKDTFLAQVIKLVEEAQGTKVPIQEFADKVTAVFVPVVIGIALVTLAAWLMFPEQLSDILHVAKNFIPWVNPHLSPVTLAVVATVAVLVIACPCALGLATPTALMVGSGMGAENGILIKRGEAIQTLQEVKTVVFDKTGTITKGKPEVTDVIAVVGTERELLQAAASAESGSEHPLGRAIAKRGSADGLLLSPIERFTSYTGRGITAELGGRKVAVGSRKLMHELGVAAASVEESVVALEDEGKTAMLVAIDGQINGVIAVADTVKEDSAAAIEALQKMGLTPVMITGDNKRTAAAIGRAVGITSILAEVLPEGKVEAIKRLQSEGLRVAMVGDGINDAPALTQADVGIAIGTGTDIAIEASDVTLVRGNLTAAVSAIKLSRATFRKIRQNLFWAFFYNVVAIPLAVAGLMHPIIAEIAMAVSSLSVVTNANLLRRVDIR